Proteins found in one Pontibacter sp. SGAir0037 genomic segment:
- a CDS encoding bifunctional 2-polyprenyl-6-hydroxyphenol methylase/3-demethylubiquinol 3-O-methyltransferase UbiG codes for MEEREKKHSEEHLGPARQYWWNEDYLELLAHRLHIGYTQSLVDIGCGKGMMGFKFSKYLPEGATVYGVDFEPDYIEEARQRAQSVYNHNSIHYNFSVGNASDLPLPDALADITLCQTLLIHVKDPQRVIEEMIRVTKPGGWVLALEPNNLVPNLMFDRYGETDFDVESTLEVLEVKLRIEKGKKRLGEGFNSLGDVIPDLFLKAGLQDINVWISDKALSIIPPYDTEEKMLRVDQMLQWIDSDAMGYDYQDNLNYFMAGGGDKDKFDAYWQKLLYNKITLKQKLLNEEYVSAGGSLVYIVAGQKPRH; via the coding sequence TTGGAAGAAAGAGAAAAAAAACATTCAGAAGAACACTTAGGACCTGCCCGCCAGTACTGGTGGAACGAGGATTACCTGGAGCTACTGGCTCACAGGCTACACATTGGCTATACCCAATCTTTGGTAGACATAGGTTGTGGCAAAGGCATGATGGGCTTTAAATTTTCGAAGTACCTGCCCGAGGGCGCAACCGTATACGGCGTCGATTTTGAGCCCGATTACATAGAGGAGGCACGCCAGCGGGCACAAAGTGTATATAACCATAACAGTATACATTACAATTTCAGCGTTGGCAATGCCTCTGATCTGCCCTTGCCCGATGCCTTGGCTGACATCACCCTCTGCCAGACCTTACTCATACATGTAAAAGATCCGCAAAGGGTAATTGAGGAGATGATCAGGGTTACCAAACCCGGAGGCTGGGTGCTGGCCCTGGAACCTAATAACCTGGTGCCAAACCTCATGTTCGACCGCTATGGCGAAACAGATTTTGATGTGGAAAGCACACTGGAAGTACTGGAGGTAAAACTACGGATCGAAAAAGGAAAGAAACGCCTGGGGGAAGGCTTCAATTCGCTTGGTGATGTTATTCCAGACCTATTTCTGAAAGCTGGCTTACAAGATATAAATGTCTGGATATCTGATAAAGCACTCTCTATTATCCCTCCTTACGATACCGAAGAAAAAATGCTGCGGGTAGACCAGATGCTGCAATGGATCGATTCGGATGCCATGGGCTACGATTACCAGGACAACCTGAACTACTTTATGGCAGGTGGAGGCGATAAAGACAAGTTTGACGCTTACTGGCAGAAACTGCTCTATAACAAAATTACTTTAAAGCAAAAGCTCCTTAACGAGGAATATGTGTCAGCTGGCGGTAGCCTGGTGTATATTGTAGCCGGGCAAAAACCGAGGCATTAG
- the acs gene encoding acetate--CoA ligase, protein MSSHQYKNKTTAIMNTQLKTFEEYQQAYKKSIEDPEGFWAEVADTFTWRKKWDKVLEWNFEEPDVKWFQGGKLNITENCLDRHLKTRGNKLALIWEPNDPKERFIRYTYKELHEKVCQFANVLKNNGAKKGDRICIYMPMIPELAIAVLACARIGAVHSVVFAGFSASAMADRINDAACSMVLTSDGLNRGAKQIPVKRVVDEALETCPSVKKVIVVERLGWAVRMVEGRDVWYHDEVKEVSKDCPAEEMDAEDMLFILYTSGSTGKPKGVVHTCGGYMVYAQYSFCNVFQYEESDIYWCTADVGWVTGHTYLLYGPLLAGATTLMFEGVPTYPDMGRFWQICDKYGVSIFYTAPTAIRALMGGDIDDVLSYSLDSLRVLGSVGEPINEEAWHWYHRHVGKGRSPVVDTWWQTETGGIMISTMAGVTPMKPSHAGLPLPGIEPILIDSDGNEIKENGVEGYLCIRHPWPSIIRTTYGDHERCRLSYFSTYKGLYFTGDGAKRDENGLYRIIGRVDDVINVSGHRFGTAEIEEAINHNEHVIESAVVGYPHDVKGQGIYAFVICKDVPENEEWLRAEIVETVVEMIGKIARPDKIQIVSGLPKTRSGKIMRRILRKVAEGDTSNLGDTSTLLDPAVVDEIKEGAL, encoded by the coding sequence ATTTCTTCACATCAATACAAAAATAAAACTACAGCAATAATGAATACCCAGTTAAAGACTTTTGAAGAGTACCAACAAGCTTATAAGAAAAGTATAGAAGACCCTGAAGGTTTCTGGGCTGAAGTGGCCGATACATTTACCTGGCGAAAGAAGTGGGATAAGGTGCTGGAATGGAATTTTGAGGAACCCGATGTGAAGTGGTTCCAGGGGGGAAAGCTTAACATAACGGAAAACTGTCTGGATCGCCACCTGAAGACCCGGGGAAACAAGCTGGCTTTGATATGGGAGCCGAACGACCCGAAGGAACGGTTTATTCGCTATACCTATAAAGAGCTGCATGAGAAGGTATGCCAGTTTGCCAATGTGCTGAAGAACAACGGCGCTAAAAAAGGCGACAGAATCTGTATCTATATGCCTATGATTCCGGAGCTGGCCATTGCTGTGCTGGCTTGTGCCCGGATCGGAGCGGTACATTCTGTTGTTTTTGCCGGTTTCTCTGCTTCTGCCATGGCTGATCGCATAAACGATGCAGCATGTAGTATGGTGCTTACTTCGGATGGGCTCAACCGTGGTGCGAAGCAAATACCTGTTAAGCGTGTGGTGGACGAGGCCCTGGAAACTTGCCCTTCTGTAAAGAAAGTAATTGTGGTAGAAAGGCTTGGATGGGCGGTAAGAATGGTGGAAGGCCGTGATGTATGGTACCACGATGAGGTAAAAGAGGTGAGCAAAGATTGTCCGGCAGAAGAAATGGATGCTGAAGACATGCTGTTTATACTGTATACATCCGGTTCTACCGGCAAGCCAAAAGGAGTAGTGCATACCTGTGGCGGCTACATGGTATATGCGCAATACAGCTTCTGCAATGTGTTTCAGTACGAAGAAAGCGATATTTACTGGTGTACGGCTGATGTGGGCTGGGTAACAGGGCATACATACCTGCTTTACGGGCCACTGCTGGCGGGAGCTACCACCTTGATGTTTGAAGGCGTGCCAACCTACCCGGATATGGGGCGCTTCTGGCAGATCTGCGATAAGTATGGTGTTTCCATCTTCTATACAGCACCTACTGCCATTCGTGCCCTTATGGGTGGTGACATAGATGATGTGCTGTCGTATAGCCTGGATTCCCTGAGGGTGCTCGGATCGGTAGGCGAACCTATAAATGAAGAGGCCTGGCACTGGTACCATCGCCACGTAGGCAAGGGCAGAAGCCCGGTGGTTGATACCTGGTGGCAGACAGAAACGGGCGGCATCATGATTTCGACAATGGCAGGCGTAACGCCTATGAAGCCCAGCCATGCCGGTTTACCATTACCAGGTATCGAACCAATCCTGATCGACAGCGATGGCAATGAAATAAAGGAAAACGGAGTGGAAGGTTATCTGTGCATCAGGCACCCGTGGCCAAGCATCATCCGGACTACCTATGGCGACCACGAGCGGTGCCGCCTGAGCTATTTCTCTACCTATAAAGGCTTATATTTTACCGGTGATGGTGCCAAGCGTGACGAGAACGGCCTCTATCGCATTATTGGCCGTGTTGATGATGTAATCAATGTTTCTGGTCACAGGTTTGGTACGGCAGAAATAGAAGAAGCCATTAACCATAACGAACATGTAATCGAATCTGCTGTAGTGGGGTATCCGCATGATGTGAAAGGGCAGGGCATATATGCTTTCGTTATTTGCAAGGATGTGCCTGAAAACGAAGAATGGCTACGGGCTGAGATCGTAGAAACCGTGGTAGAAATGATTGGTAAGATTGCCAGGCCGGATAAGATTCAGATTGTAAGTGGCTTGCCTAAAACCAGGTCGGGTAAAATTATGCGCCGTATCCTGCGTAAAGTAGCTGAAGGCGATACCTCAAACCTGGGAGATACAAGCACTCTTCTTGATCCGGCTGTGGTAGATGAAATTAAAGAAGGGGCACTTTGA
- a CDS encoding sodium:solute symporter family protein, with product MDILTWTYLIVGLTFAIYIGIAVWTRAGSTKDFYVAGGGVSPLANGMATAADWMSAASFISMAGLISFMGYDGSVYLMGWTGGYVLLALLLAPYLRKFGKFTVPDFVGDRYYSKTARLVAVVCAIFVSFTYVAGQMRGVGIVFSRFLEVEIDTGVVIGMVIVLFYAVLGGMKGITYTQVAQFCVLIFAYMVPAIFISILLTDNPVPQLGFGGELKEGGYLLDKLDGMLTELGFAAYTDGSKSKIDVFFITAALMVGTAGLPHVIVRFFTVPKVKDARKSAGYALVFIAILYTAAPAVGAFGMYNMLNTTSNREISSMPQWVDNWQRTGLIVVDDKNGDGLVQYVKNAEQNELKIDKDIMVLANPEIAQLPNWVVALVAAGGLAAALSTAAGLLLVISTSIAHDLLKKSFTPRITERQELIAARLAATGAVVIAGYFGIYPPGFVAEVVAFAFGLAAASFFPVIIMGIFSKRMNKQGAIWGMITGLVFTIAYISYFKFIEPAANVPENWLCGVSPEGIGTLGMLLNFIVSAVVSAVTPPPPLHVQELVEDIRIPRGAGAAVDH from the coding sequence ATGGATATACTGACCTGGACCTACCTGATTGTAGGCCTCACCTTTGCTATTTATATTGGAATTGCTGTCTGGACCAGGGCGGGTTCTACCAAAGATTTTTATGTAGCCGGTGGCGGTGTTTCACCTTTGGCCAACGGCATGGCTACAGCTGCTGACTGGATGTCGGCTGCCTCCTTTATTTCCATGGCAGGCCTTATTTCGTTTATGGGCTACGATGGCTCCGTTTACCTAATGGGCTGGACCGGCGGATATGTATTACTGGCCCTGTTGCTGGCGCCTTACCTGCGCAAATTCGGTAAATTTACCGTGCCCGATTTTGTTGGAGATCGCTACTACTCTAAAACAGCGCGTTTAGTAGCCGTTGTTTGTGCCATTTTCGTTTCGTTTACCTATGTGGCAGGGCAGATGCGGGGAGTAGGCATTGTTTTCTCCCGTTTCCTGGAAGTAGAGATAGATACCGGTGTGGTGATAGGCATGGTGATCGTGCTTTTTTATGCTGTTTTAGGAGGTATGAAAGGCATTACCTATACACAGGTGGCGCAGTTTTGCGTGCTGATTTTTGCCTATATGGTGCCTGCCATCTTTATTTCGATTCTGTTAACTGATAACCCTGTTCCGCAGCTCGGCTTCGGAGGTGAGCTGAAAGAGGGAGGCTACCTGTTAGATAAACTGGATGGTATGCTTACAGAACTAGGCTTTGCAGCCTATACAGATGGTAGCAAGTCGAAGATAGATGTCTTCTTTATTACAGCCGCTCTTATGGTGGGTACAGCTGGCCTTCCGCATGTGATTGTACGGTTTTTTACCGTTCCAAAAGTAAAGGATGCCCGCAAATCAGCCGGCTATGCACTGGTGTTTATAGCCATTTTATACACAGCAGCTCCTGCTGTAGGTGCTTTTGGTATGTATAATATGCTGAATACTACCAGCAACCGCGAAATTTCTTCGATGCCACAATGGGTAGACAACTGGCAGAGGACAGGATTGATTGTGGTAGACGATAAAAACGGAGACGGCCTGGTGCAGTATGTGAAAAATGCGGAGCAAAACGAGCTGAAAATAGACAAAGACATCATGGTGTTGGCAAACCCGGAAATTGCCCAGCTACCGAACTGGGTGGTTGCGCTGGTGGCAGCCGGTGGACTAGCGGCTGCTTTGTCTACGGCAGCAGGTCTGCTGCTCGTTATATCTACCTCCATTGCGCACGATCTGCTTAAGAAATCATTTACGCCACGTATAACAGAGCGTCAGGAATTAATAGCCGCACGCTTAGCCGCCACAGGTGCCGTCGTGATAGCGGGTTATTTCGGTATCTATCCTCCGGGCTTTGTGGCTGAAGTAGTAGCCTTTGCTTTTGGTCTGGCGGCTGCCTCTTTCTTCCCTGTAATTATTATGGGCATCTTTTCGAAGCGCATGAACAAGCAGGGCGCTATCTGGGGTATGATTACCGGTTTGGTGTTTACTATAGCCTATATTTCATACTTCAAGTTTATCGAACCTGCAGCAAATGTGCCTGAAAACTGGCTGTGCGGTGTGTCGCCCGAAGGCATCGGTACACTTGGCATGCTGTTAAATTTTATTGTTTCGGCCGTTGTTTCGGCTGTTACGCCCCCTCCGCCGCTGCATGTGCAGGAGCTGGTCGAAGATATCCGCATTCCAAGAGGGGCAGGTGCAGCAGTGGACCACTAA
- a CDS encoding DUF2911 domain-containing protein, with amino-acid sequence MKKILFSIALFAAVVCGTDAVQAQQQGIAMPAASPAATINQKVGLTDITVQYSRPSLKGRKFGVELAPYGKLWRTGANASTKIKFSDDVTIHGNKVPAGEYALYTIPNQNEWTIVIHKNTTHWGDGGPAYKQEEDLARFTVKAQTNARAVETFTINFANLKTGSADVELLWDKSIATFTIETDVDSKVMAQIQERVVKGTDVTPGLYAAAASYYFENGKDLKLAADWMKKANAAEPRFWTLHTQAKIQAQLKDYKNAVTTAEKSLEMAKKEGNADYVRMNEDAIAQWKKMK; translated from the coding sequence ATGAAGAAAATTTTGTTCAGTATTGCTCTTTTTGCTGCAGTAGTATGCGGCACAGATGCTGTGCAAGCACAACAACAGGGAATAGCAATGCCTGCTGCAAGCCCTGCTGCCACCATAAATCAGAAAGTTGGTTTAACTGACATTACCGTTCAGTATTCCCGCCCATCCTTAAAAGGTCGTAAATTCGGAGTAGAGCTTGCTCCTTATGGCAAATTATGGCGCACTGGTGCCAATGCATCCACAAAAATCAAATTCAGTGATGATGTAACTATTCACGGGAATAAGGTGCCTGCCGGAGAGTATGCGCTTTACACGATTCCAAATCAAAATGAGTGGACAATTGTTATACACAAAAACACCACGCATTGGGGAGACGGCGGACCAGCTTACAAGCAGGAAGAAGATTTGGCAAGGTTTACTGTAAAAGCGCAGACTAACGCCAGAGCTGTAGAAACATTTACGATTAATTTCGCCAACCTTAAAACCGGCTCGGCTGATGTAGAGCTGCTTTGGGATAAATCAATTGCAACTTTCACCATCGAAACAGATGTTGACAGTAAAGTAATGGCCCAGATACAGGAGCGCGTGGTAAAAGGCACTGATGTTACACCTGGTTTGTATGCAGCAGCTGCTTCTTATTATTTCGAAAATGGCAAGGACCTGAAGTTAGCTGCCGACTGGATGAAAAAAGCCAACGCAGCAGAGCCCAGGTTCTGGACTTTACATACACAGGCCAAAATACAGGCGCAGCTAAAAGATTATAAAAACGCGGTTACGACTGCTGAAAAATCTTTGGAAATGGCCAAAAAAGAAGGCAATGCGGATTATGTGCGTATGAATGAAGACGCCATAGCACAGTGGAAGAAAATGAAATAG